In a single window of the Agromyces sp. H17E-10 genome:
- a CDS encoding error-prone DNA polymerase, giving the protein MGWNNPEIPWSELERKLSDRRRPSPSKLIADGGDGPAFSRKRQPYRPSEGLTAPEGPVVPYAELHAHTNYSFLDGASAPEQLVEEAHRLGLTGLAVTDHDGFYGIVRFAEAAESFTELTTVFGAELSLGLSAPQMGAADPEGEHLLVLARQEAGYHRLAAAITAGQLAGGEKGRPVYDLDDLGARAGGDWTVLTGCRKGAVRRALATDGADGAWRELDRLVALFGRDQVVVEFFDHGHPTDQRANDLLSGLAERARLRVVATNAVHYATPPEHRLANALAAVRARRSLDELDGWLPASDGQHLRSGAEMQARFARYPGAVEHSVTLAEELGFTLRSAKPRLPRQEVPEGHTPMSWLRELVRQGAAELYPEASDAVQARLEHELAIIEQKDFPGYFLIVHDLVREARSRGILCQGRGSAANSAVCYALRITAVDSIKFGLPFERFLSALRDEEPDIDVDFDSDRREEIIQYVYEKYGRQNAAQVANVISYRPKVAVRDMAKALGYSAGQQDAWSRQVERWGAVVETDDHDIPAPVIELAEQVLGFPRHLGIHSGGMVLTDRPVGEVCPIEHARMERRTVLQWDKDDCAWMGLVKFDLLGLGMLAALQYTFDLVREHTGETWELQSIPKEEPAVYDMLCRADSIGVFQVESRAQIGTLPRLKPREYYDLVVEIALIRPGPVQGGAVHPYIRRRTGEEAVSYLHPNLEPVLERTLGVPLFQEQLMQMAVAVGGCSAADADLLRRAMGSKRGVEKISKLREKLFEGMADNGLSDDDAQAIYEKIEAFANFGFAESHALSFALLVYASSWLKLHYPAAFLAALLRAQPMGFYSPQTLTADARRHGVRVLRPDVLRSGVHAGLEAVVDADAPGRASSGRRTPTGMAACACPDQPDIGDFDLDAPDRSAEHRRDGAFAVRLGLADVSSIGVEVAQRIVDEREAHGPYRDLGDLSRRAALDTEQLEALAAAGACEGFGLARREALWLAGEAAQDRAEFLPGSVVVVQPPLLPMLSPAEQVVYDLWATGISPDDHPIRHVRERLDERGAVRIDRLREVESGRRVEVGGVVTHRQRPATASGITFLNLEDESGTLNVIAGVGVWNRYRRIAREAPAMVVRGILERSKEGVTNLVVDRFEPLTVQAQTRSRDFR; this is encoded by the coding sequence ATGGGCTGGAACAACCCAGAGATCCCGTGGTCGGAGCTCGAGCGCAAGCTCAGCGACCGCCGCAGGCCGAGCCCGTCGAAGCTCATCGCCGACGGGGGCGACGGCCCGGCGTTCAGCCGCAAGCGCCAGCCCTACCGGCCGAGCGAGGGGCTCACCGCCCCCGAGGGCCCCGTCGTGCCGTACGCCGAGCTCCACGCGCACACGAACTACAGCTTCCTCGACGGCGCCTCGGCGCCCGAGCAGCTCGTCGAGGAGGCGCACCGGCTCGGCCTCACGGGGCTCGCCGTGACCGACCACGACGGCTTCTACGGCATCGTGCGCTTCGCCGAGGCGGCTGAGAGCTTCACCGAGCTCACGACCGTCTTCGGGGCCGAGCTCTCGCTCGGGCTCTCCGCGCCGCAGATGGGTGCGGCCGATCCCGAGGGCGAGCACCTGCTCGTGCTCGCGCGGCAGGAGGCCGGCTACCACCGGCTCGCCGCGGCGATCACGGCCGGACAGCTCGCGGGCGGCGAGAAGGGCCGCCCGGTCTACGACCTCGACGACCTCGGTGCGCGGGCCGGCGGCGACTGGACGGTGCTCACGGGGTGCCGCAAGGGGGCGGTCAGGCGGGCGCTCGCGACCGACGGTGCGGATGGCGCATGGCGAGAGCTCGACCGACTGGTCGCGCTGTTCGGGCGCGACCAGGTCGTCGTCGAGTTCTTCGACCACGGGCACCCGACCGACCAGCGGGCGAACGACCTGCTCTCGGGCCTCGCCGAGCGTGCCCGGCTGCGGGTCGTCGCGACGAACGCCGTGCACTACGCGACCCCGCCCGAGCACCGGCTCGCGAACGCGCTCGCCGCCGTTCGGGCCCGGCGCAGCCTCGACGAGCTCGACGGGTGGCTGCCGGCCTCCGACGGCCAGCACCTGCGCAGCGGTGCCGAGATGCAGGCCAGGTTCGCGAGGTACCCGGGCGCGGTCGAGCACTCGGTCACGCTCGCCGAGGAGCTCGGCTTCACGCTGCGCAGCGCCAAGCCCAGGCTCCCCCGTCAAGAGGTGCCCGAGGGGCACACACCGATGAGCTGGTTGCGCGAGCTCGTTCGGCAGGGTGCTGCGGAGCTCTACCCCGAGGCATCCGATGCGGTGCAGGCCCGGCTCGAGCACGAGCTCGCGATCATCGAGCAGAAGGACTTCCCCGGCTACTTCCTGATCGTGCACGATCTCGTCCGGGAGGCGCGCAGCCGCGGCATCCTCTGCCAGGGACGCGGCTCGGCCGCGAACTCGGCCGTCTGCTACGCGCTGCGCATCACCGCCGTCGACTCGATCAAGTTCGGCCTGCCGTTCGAGCGGTTCCTCTCGGCGCTCCGCGACGAGGAGCCCGACATCGACGTCGACTTCGATTCCGACCGGCGCGAGGAGATCATCCAGTACGTCTACGAGAAGTACGGCCGGCAGAACGCCGCGCAGGTCGCGAACGTCATCAGCTACCGGCCGAAGGTCGCGGTGCGCGACATGGCGAAGGCGCTCGGCTACTCGGCCGGGCAGCAGGACGCGTGGTCGCGCCAGGTCGAGCGCTGGGGCGCGGTGGTCGAGACCGACGACCACGACATCCCGGCGCCCGTGATCGAGCTCGCCGAGCAGGTGCTCGGGTTCCCACGCCACCTCGGCATCCACTCGGGCGGCATGGTGCTCACCGACCGGCCGGTGGGTGAGGTCTGCCCGATCGAGCACGCGCGCATGGAGCGCCGCACGGTGCTGCAATGGGACAAGGACGACTGCGCCTGGATGGGCCTCGTGAAGTTCGACCTGCTCGGGCTCGGCATGCTCGCCGCGCTGCAGTACACGTTCGACCTCGTACGCGAGCACACGGGCGAGACGTGGGAGCTGCAGTCGATCCCGAAGGAGGAGCCGGCGGTCTACGACATGCTCTGCCGGGCCGACTCGATCGGCGTCTTCCAGGTCGAGAGCCGGGCGCAGATCGGCACGCTCCCCCGCCTGAAGCCGCGCGAGTACTACGACCTCGTCGTCGAGATCGCGCTCATCCGGCCGGGGCCGGTGCAGGGCGGTGCGGTGCACCCGTACATCCGGCGGCGCACGGGCGAAGAGGCGGTGAGCTACCTGCATCCGAACCTCGAGCCGGTGCTCGAGCGCACGCTCGGCGTGCCGCTCTTCCAGGAGCAGCTCATGCAGATGGCCGTCGCCGTCGGCGGCTGCAGCGCCGCCGACGCCGACCTGCTGCGCCGGGCGATGGGCTCCAAGCGCGGGGTCGAGAAGATCTCGAAGCTGCGCGAGAAGCTCTTCGAGGGCATGGCCGACAACGGCCTCAGCGACGACGACGCGCAGGCGATCTACGAGAAGATCGAGGCGTTCGCGAACTTCGGCTTCGCCGAGAGCCACGCGCTCTCGTTCGCCCTGCTCGTCTACGCGAGCTCGTGGCTGAAGCTGCACTACCCCGCCGCGTTCCTCGCGGCGCTGCTGCGCGCCCAGCCGATGGGCTTCTACTCGCCGCAGACCCTCACCGCCGACGCACGCCGGCACGGGGTGCGGGTGCTGCGCCCCGACGTGCTGCGGTCGGGCGTGCACGCGGGGCTCGAAGCAGTCGTCGACGCGGATGCACCGGGGCGGGCGTCGTCCGGCCGCCGCACGCCGACCGGCATGGCGGCGTGCGCGTGCCCCGACCAGCCCGACATCGGGGACTTCGACCTCGACGCCCCCGACCGGTCGGCCGAGCACCGTCGCGACGGTGCCTTCGCGGTGCGGCTCGGACTCGCCGACGTCTCGTCGATCGGCGTCGAGGTGGCGCAGCGCATCGTCGACGAGCGCGAGGCGCACGGGCCGTATCGCGACCTGGGCGACCTCTCCCGGCGCGCGGCGCTCGACACCGAGCAGTTGGAGGCCCTCGCCGCGGCGGGCGCCTGCGAGGGCTTCGGGCTCGCACGCCGCGAGGCGCTGTGGCTCGCGGGCGAGGCGGCGCAGGATCGCGCCGAGTTCCTGCCCGGCTCCGTCGTCGTGGTGCAGCCCCCGCTCCTGCCGATGCTCTCGCCCGCCGAGCAGGTCGTGTACGACCTGTGGGCGACCGGCATCTCCCCCGACGACCATCCGATCCGGCACGTCCGCGAACGGCTCGACGAGCGCGGGGCCGTGCGCATCGACCGTCTGCGCGAGGTCGAGTCGGGGCGCCGGGTCGAGGTCGGCGGCGTCGTGACCCACCGCCAGCGGCCGGCGACGGCCTCGGGCATCACCTTCCTGAACCTCGAGGACGAGTCGGGCACGCTCAACGTGATCGCCGGCGTCGGCGTCTGGAACCGCTACCGGCGCATCGCCCGCGAAGCACCGGCGATGGTCGTCCGCGGCATCCTCGAACGCTCGAAGGAGGGGGTCACGAACCTCGTCGTCGACCGCTTCGAGCCGCTCACGGTGCAGGCGCAGACGCGGTCGCGCGACTTCCGGTGA
- a CDS encoding DNA polymerase Y family protein, protein MMPGSPTRSIVLWCPDWPVFAAAREAGLDLDAPIALTDRGAVHSCSAAARRDGVKRGLRLREAQYRSPALTVLAYDPVLDVRAFEPVVRRVEGAVPGVQVVRPGTLAMRARGPARYYGGEDAAARALLDTVTQLGPEVRVGVADGPFAAEQAARAVRAAPDVGIVEPGGAAGFLAPLPVGLVVDERTRVLLNRLGVRTLGEFAALPADDVRRRFGAAGAFAHDRAAGRESTGVAARTPPPEFEVLAEFEPPLDRIDQLAFAFRVRAEEFIDRMRAVRLVCTAIRVELDDERGGRSSRSWLHPRWFTPADVVDRVRWQLQGAGTADSGLASPITALRVIPERVDGTANHEEGLWGRGPDERVHHALTRVQSMLGHEGVVTAAVGGGRMLADRQVLVPWGDRPPERREAPWPGSLPALAPASVFRERHPVALLDAASAPVAIDERGAISSPPETFAVGGAAPARVRAWAGPWPVVERWWDDEHARRVHRFQLVDHDGCAWLLVRDADGWWAEARYD, encoded by the coding sequence ATGATGCCCGGCTCCCCCACCCGCTCGATCGTGCTCTGGTGCCCCGACTGGCCGGTGTTCGCCGCCGCCCGCGAGGCCGGGCTCGACCTCGACGCCCCGATCGCGCTCACCGACCGCGGTGCCGTGCACTCGTGTTCGGCGGCGGCACGTCGCGACGGGGTGAAACGGGGGCTCCGGCTCCGAGAGGCGCAGTACCGCTCCCCCGCGCTCACCGTGCTGGCGTACGACCCGGTGCTCGACGTGCGGGCCTTCGAACCCGTCGTGCGGCGGGTCGAAGGCGCCGTGCCGGGCGTCCAGGTCGTGCGGCCGGGCACGCTCGCGATGCGTGCGCGCGGACCGGCCCGCTACTACGGCGGTGAGGATGCCGCGGCCCGGGCGCTGCTCGACACCGTGACGCAGCTCGGCCCAGAAGTTCGCGTCGGGGTCGCCGACGGGCCCTTCGCCGCCGAGCAGGCGGCGCGGGCGGTGCGGGCCGCACCGGACGTCGGCATCGTGGAGCCGGGCGGCGCGGCCGGGTTCCTCGCCCCACTGCCCGTCGGCCTCGTGGTCGACGAGCGCACCCGGGTGCTGCTGAACCGGCTCGGTGTGCGGACCCTCGGCGAGTTCGCGGCGCTGCCCGCCGACGACGTGCGCCGGCGGTTCGGGGCGGCCGGGGCGTTCGCCCACGACCGGGCCGCCGGGCGCGAGTCCACCGGCGTGGCTGCCCGCACACCGCCACCCGAGTTCGAGGTGCTCGCCGAGTTCGAACCCCCGCTCGACCGCATCGACCAGCTCGCCTTCGCGTTCCGGGTGCGGGCCGAGGAGTTCATCGACCGCATGCGGGCGGTCCGCCTCGTCTGCACGGCGATCCGCGTCGAGCTCGACGACGAACGCGGTGGCCGGTCGAGTCGCAGCTGGCTGCATCCGCGCTGGTTCACCCCAGCCGACGTGGTCGACCGGGTGCGCTGGCAGCTGCAGGGTGCCGGCACGGCCGACAGCGGGCTCGCCTCGCCGATCACGGCGTTGCGGGTGATCCCCGAACGGGTCGACGGGACGGCGAACCACGAGGAGGGCCTCTGGGGCCGCGGGCCCGACGAGCGGGTGCACCACGCGCTCACCCGGGTGCAGAGCATGCTCGGGCACGAGGGCGTCGTCACGGCGGCCGTCGGCGGCGGTCGCATGCTCGCCGACCGGCAGGTGCTCGTGCCGTGGGGCGACCGCCCGCCCGAGCGACGCGAGGCACCGTGGCCGGGCAGCCTGCCGGCGCTCGCACCGGCGAGCGTCTTCCGCGAGCGGCATCCGGTCGCCCTGCTCGACGCGGCGAGCGCGCCCGTCGCGATCGACGAGCGGGGGGCGATCTCGTCGCCCCCCGAGACGTTCGCGGTCGGCGGCGCCGCGCCGGCACGGGTGCGCGCCTGGGCGGGGCCGTGGCCGGTCGTCGAGCGCTGGTGGGACGACGAGCACGCCCGCCGCGTGCACCGGTTCCAGCTCGTCGACCACGACGGCTGCGCGTGGCTGCTCGTGCGCGACGCCGACGGCTGGTGGGCCGAGGCGAGGTACGACTGA
- a CDS encoding M20/M25/M40 family metallo-hydrolase has translation MAEASANPDTQLDETAVIARDLIRFDTSNYGNGRANGEREAAEYVEARLAALGLEPRMFEPEPRRTSVVARVPGRNPEKPALVVHGHLDVVPADARNWSVDPFAGEIRDGMLWGRGAVDMKDMDAMMLAALGDVLADGGQPERDLVIAFFADEEAGGGAGSGWLVDHHPELFAGATEAISEVGGYSITVGGRRAYLLQTGEKSLLWIKLVARGVAAHGSRLIRDNAITKLAEAIATLGRTEWPMRLTDTTRELLAEIAAVLGVDPEQVSPDELALATGSASGFITATLRTTSNPTLLEAGYKHNVIPDRAEALVDIRTLPGEEEAVLAEVQALVGDDVEIEIVHRDVGLESPTSGSLVDAVKRSLETHDPGAPVFPYLLSGGTDNKALSRLGIAGYGFAPLRLPEGLDFPAMFHGVDERVPLDALVFGRRVLRDLLLEY, from the coding sequence ATGGCCGAGGCATCCGCGAACCCCGACACCCAGCTCGATGAGACCGCGGTGATCGCCCGCGACCTCATCCGCTTCGACACCTCGAACTACGGCAACGGTCGCGCGAACGGCGAGCGCGAGGCCGCCGAGTACGTCGAAGCGCGTCTCGCCGCGCTCGGCCTCGAGCCGCGGATGTTCGAACCCGAGCCGCGCCGCACGAGCGTCGTCGCACGCGTGCCGGGGCGCAACCCCGAGAAGCCGGCACTCGTCGTGCACGGCCACCTCGACGTCGTACCCGCCGACGCACGCAACTGGAGCGTCGACCCCTTCGCGGGCGAGATCCGCGACGGCATGCTCTGGGGCAGGGGCGCCGTCGACATGAAGGACATGGACGCGATGATGCTCGCCGCCCTCGGCGACGTGCTCGCCGACGGCGGTCAGCCCGAGCGCGACCTCGTCATCGCGTTCTTCGCCGACGAGGAGGCCGGCGGGGGAGCGGGCTCCGGCTGGCTCGTCGACCACCACCCCGAGCTCTTCGCGGGCGCGACCGAGGCGATCAGCGAGGTCGGCGGCTACTCCATAACGGTCGGTGGCCGTCGCGCCTACCTGCTGCAGACGGGCGAGAAGTCCCTGCTCTGGATCAAGCTCGTCGCCCGCGGCGTCGCGGCGCACGGCTCCCGGCTCATCCGCGACAACGCGATCACGAAGCTCGCCGAGGCGATCGCGACGCTCGGTCGCACCGAGTGGCCGATGCGCCTAACCGACACGACGCGAGAACTGCTGGCCGAGATCGCCGCCGTCCTGGGCGTCGACCCCGAGCAGGTCTCGCCCGACGAGCTCGCCCTCGCGACCGGATCGGCATCGGGATTCATCACGGCGACCCTGCGCACGACGTCGAACCCGACGCTGCTGGAGGCCGGGTACAAGCACAACGTCATCCCCGACCGCGCCGAGGCGCTCGTCGACATCCGCACCCTCCCGGGCGAGGAGGAGGCGGTGCTGGCCGAGGTGCAGGCGCTCGTGGGCGACGACGTCGAGATCGAGATCGTGCACCGCGACGTCGGGCTCGAGAGCCCCACGTCGGGCAGTCTCGTCGACGCCGTCAAGCGATCACTCGAGACGCACGACCCGGGCGCGCCCGTGTTCCCGTACCTGCTGTCGGGCGGCACCGACAACAAGGCGCTCAGCCGCCTCGGTATCGCGGGCTACGGGTTCGCGCCGCTGCGCCTGCCCGAAGGCTTGGACTTCCCTGCGATGTTCCACGGCGTTGACGAGCGGGTGCCGCTCGACGCACTAGTCTTCGGTAGGCGGGTCCTTCGCGACCTGCTCCTCGAGTACTGA
- a CDS encoding undecaprenyl-diphosphate phosphatase gives MHHVIEALILGFVQGLTEFLPISSSAHLRILGEFLPGAQDPGAAFTAITQLGTETAVVVFFWRDIVRIVSHWFGSFTGRVPRNDPDARMGWLIIIGSIPIVVFGLLFQDEIETVLRSLWITATMLVVFGIILGLADWAGAKRRKLDELTYPHGILFGLAQSLSLIPGVSRSGGTITMGLLLGYERAAAARYAFLLAIPAVFGSGLFQLVKSLDEPSVYSPLETAAATGVAFLVAILVIAFFMKWISKHSFLPFVIYRIALGGLIFFLLANGTLQPL, from the coding sequence ATGCACCACGTGATCGAAGCGCTCATCCTCGGATTCGTCCAGGGCCTCACCGAGTTCCTCCCGATCTCCTCGAGCGCCCACCTGCGCATCCTCGGCGAGTTCCTCCCGGGCGCCCAGGACCCGGGCGCGGCGTTCACCGCGATCACCCAGCTCGGCACCGAGACCGCGGTCGTCGTGTTCTTCTGGCGCGACATCGTGCGCATCGTGTCGCACTGGTTCGGGTCGTTCACCGGACGGGTGCCCCGCAACGACCCCGACGCGCGCATGGGCTGGCTCATCATCATCGGCTCGATCCCCATCGTCGTGTTCGGGCTGCTGTTCCAGGACGAGATCGAGACCGTCCTGCGATCGCTCTGGATCACCGCGACGATGCTCGTCGTGTTCGGCATCATCCTCGGCCTCGCCGACTGGGCGGGAGCCAAGCGCCGCAAGCTCGACGAGCTGACCTACCCGCACGGCATCCTCTTCGGCCTCGCCCAGTCGCTCTCGCTCATCCCCGGCGTCTCCCGCTCGGGCGGCACGATCACGATGGGCCTGCTGCTCGGCTACGAGCGGGCGGCGGCCGCGCGGTACGCCTTCCTGCTCGCGATCCCGGCGGTGTTCGGCAGCGGGCTCTTCCAGCTCGTGAAGAGCCTCGACGAGCCCAGCGTCTACAGCCCGCTCGAGACCGCGGCCGCGACGGGCGTCGCGTTCCTCGTGGCGATCCTCGTGATCGCGTTCTTCATGAAGTGGATCTCGAAGCACAGCTTCCTGCCGTTCGTGATCTACCGCATCGCGCTCGGCGGGCTCATCTTCTTCCTGCTCGCGAACGGCACGCTCCAGCCCCTCTGA
- a CDS encoding PAC2 family protein, with protein sequence MIQPAGFEGKRLLVVAFEGWNDAGEAATGAAKLLVERLGLVEIAAVDPELYFDYQFTRPTVVAGDDGVRRLEWPGAAVLGPSGGEGDLDEPVTGPGASGLHVLMGAEPARSWKAFAAELIDAALAADIDGMVMLGAMLADAPHTRPLTVFASSENPEVREALGVERSTYEGPVGILSVLADRAERLGIPTVSLWASVPHYVHNAPSPKAVLALLGKLEELTGLSIPRGTLETEAQAWEAGVDALAADDEEMAGYIAQLEQARDAVDAPEASGEAIAQEFERYLRRRGDGPEGRADGRGPAAP encoded by the coding sequence GTGATTCAGCCGGCCGGATTCGAGGGCAAGAGGCTGCTCGTCGTCGCCTTCGAGGGATGGAACGACGCCGGCGAGGCGGCGACCGGGGCCGCGAAGCTCCTCGTCGAGCGGCTCGGCCTCGTCGAGATCGCCGCCGTCGACCCCGAACTCTACTTCGACTACCAGTTCACCCGTCCGACCGTGGTCGCCGGCGACGACGGCGTCCGCCGGCTCGAGTGGCCCGGCGCGGCGGTCCTCGGCCCCAGCGGCGGCGAGGGCGACCTCGACGAACCGGTCACCGGCCCCGGAGCATCCGGCCTGCACGTGCTCATGGGCGCAGAACCCGCCCGCAGCTGGAAGGCGTTCGCCGCCGAGCTCATCGACGCGGCCCTCGCGGCCGACATCGACGGCATGGTGATGCTCGGGGCGATGCTCGCCGACGCGCCGCACACGCGCCCGCTGACCGTGTTCGCGTCGAGCGAGAACCCCGAGGTGCGCGAAGCGCTGGGCGTCGAGCGCTCCACCTACGAGGGACCGGTCGGCATCCTCAGCGTGCTCGCCGACCGCGCCGAGCGGCTCGGCATCCCGACGGTGTCGCTGTGGGCCTCCGTTCCGCACTACGTGCACAACGCGCCGTCGCCGAAGGCCGTCCTCGCCCTCCTCGGCAAGCTCGAGGAGCTGACGGGGCTCTCGATCCCCCGCGGCACCCTCGAGACCGAGGCGCAGGCATGGGAGGCGGGCGTCGACGCGCTCGCCGCCGACGACGAGGAGATGGCGGGCTACATCGCCCAGCTCGAGCAGGCGCGCGACGCCGTCGACGCGCCCGAGGCGAGCGGCGAGGCGATCGCCCAGGAGTTCGAGCGCTACCTGCGCCGCCGCGGCGACGGCCCCGAGGGACGTGCCGACGGCCGGGGGCCTGCGGCTCCCTGA
- a CDS encoding HAD family hydrolase has protein sequence MTTRLPAAVLWDMDGTLVDTERYWMAAEEELVEAFGGAWTHDDALALVGSGLWESAKVFQAKGVDLDADTIVNRLTDRVSEMLAEHGVPWRPGARELLEALRAASVPTALVTMSLRSMADEIISAIPFTAFDVIVTGDSVEHPKPHPLPYLQAAAELGVDIADCVAFEDSPAGLTSAYDSGAIAVGVPNILALDEVASTALWPTLEGATVADVAALVAEREAVR, from the coding sequence GTGACCACACGCCTGCCTGCCGCCGTCCTCTGGGACATGGACGGAACCCTCGTCGACACCGAACGCTACTGGATGGCCGCCGAGGAGGAGCTCGTCGAGGCGTTCGGCGGTGCCTGGACCCACGACGACGCACTCGCCCTCGTCGGCAGCGGACTGTGGGAGTCGGCCAAGGTCTTCCAGGCGAAGGGCGTCGACCTCGACGCCGACACGATCGTGAACCGCCTGACCGACCGGGTGAGCGAGATGCTCGCCGAGCACGGCGTGCCCTGGCGGCCCGGGGCGCGAGAGCTGCTCGAGGCCCTCCGCGCGGCATCCGTGCCGACCGCGCTCGTCACCATGTCGCTCCGCTCGATGGCCGACGAGATCATCTCGGCCATTCCGTTCACGGCGTTCGACGTGATCGTCACGGGAGACTCGGTCGAGCACCCCAAGCCCCACCCGCTGCCGTACCTGCAGGCCGCCGCCGAGCTCGGCGTCGACATCGCCGACTGCGTCGCGTTCGAGGACTCGCCGGCGGGACTCACGAGCGCCTACGACTCGGGCGCGATCGCCGTCGGCGTGCCGAACATCCTGGCGCTCGACGAGGTGGCGTCGACCGCGCTCTGGCCGACCCTCGAGGGGGCGACCGTCGCCGACGTCGCCGCGCTCGTCGCCGAGCGGGAGGCCGTCCGATGA
- a CDS encoding tRNA (adenine-N1)-methyltransferase has translation MTASRGEQSGPFRVGDRVQLTGPKGRMHTITLEPGKLFHSHKGPIAHDDLIGLPDGSVVANQVGIEYLALRPLLSDFVMSMPRGAAIVYPKDAAQILAQADIFPGATVVEAGVGSGALSLWLLRAIGSTGRLCSFERREEFADVARGNVATFHGAVPENWSITLGDLAEVLPETVEPASVDRVVLDMLAPWECIDEVSRALKPGGVVLCYIATVTQLSRVAEAIRATGLYTEPQSSETMVRGWHVQGLAVRPDHRMIAHTGFLITARRLAPDTVLPELKRRPSKTEFSDEDVEAWTPGALGERQVSAKALRKRVRAADAAARKSAGGDDGDETDAPAPEAPVSDG, from the coding sequence ATGACCGCGAGCCGAGGCGAGCAGAGCGGCCCCTTCCGGGTCGGCGACCGCGTGCAGCTGACCGGGCCGAAGGGGCGGATGCACACGATCACGCTCGAGCCGGGCAAGCTCTTCCACTCGCACAAGGGGCCGATCGCGCACGACGACCTCATCGGCCTGCCCGACGGCTCGGTCGTCGCGAACCAGGTCGGCATCGAGTACCTGGCGCTCCGACCGCTCCTCAGCGACTTCGTGATGTCGATGCCCCGCGGTGCGGCGATCGTCTACCCGAAGGATGCGGCGCAGATCCTCGCGCAGGCCGACATCTTCCCCGGGGCGACCGTCGTCGAGGCGGGCGTCGGGTCGGGGGCGCTGTCGCTGTGGCTGCTGCGCGCGATCGGCTCGACCGGCCGCCTCTGCTCGTTCGAGCGCCGCGAGGAGTTCGCCGACGTGGCTCGCGGCAACGTCGCGACCTTCCACGGCGCCGTGCCCGAGAACTGGTCGATCACGCTCGGCGACCTCGCCGAGGTGCTGCCCGAAACGGTGGAGCCCGCGAGCGTCGACCGCGTCGTGCTCGACATGCTCGCGCCGTGGGAGTGCATCGACGAGGTGTCCCGGGCGTTGAAGCCCGGCGGTGTCGTGCTCTGCTACATCGCCACCGTCACGCAGCTTTCCCGGGTCGCCGAGGCGATCCGTGCCACGGGCCTCTACACCGAACCGCAGTCCTCGGAGACGATGGTGCGCGGCTGGCACGTGCAGGGCCTCGCCGTACGGCCCGATCACCGCATGATCGCGCACACCGGCTTCCTCATCACCGCCCGTCGGCTCGCGCCCGACACCGTGCTGCCCGAGCTCAAGCGCCGGCCGTCGAAGACCGAGTTCAGCGATGAGGACGTCGAGGCGTGGACGCCCGGCGCCCTCGGCGAGCGTCAGGTGAGCGCGAAGGCGCTGCGCAAGCGCGTCCGCGCCGCCGACGCGGCGGCCCGCAAGTCCGCGGGCGGCGACGACGGCGACGAGACCGATGCACCCGCACCCGAGGCTCCCGTCTCGGACGGGTAG
- a CDS encoding FKBP-type peptidyl-prolyl cis-trans isomerase has protein sequence MRPLKNRGSVRSSLALIATAGIVAVALSGCAAQAPAPGAEPGNSSSTIDVTGDFGKTPKVEFPTPLTPEETECTEVIEGEGPLIQNGQPVAIDFAMYNGATGDLLQSNGFGDQAPVPVVASDSVVFPGLAKGLTCAREGSRVAIVMPQKDGFGESPQALQLGVNPGDSLVFVVDVHQAFPARADGAPQLTRDGFPAVVLAPDGRPGVTVPKAAPPKQSEVELLKSGSGEVVEDGDQVIVQFTSVDWKTNEVSASTWEDGSATGVVAGDGGQGGPLPPAVTKALVGKKAGSQIGVIVVPEGDDASGSAQFYVVDVLGAL, from the coding sequence ATGCGACCCCTGAAGAATCGAGGATCTGTGCGCTCGTCTCTCGCGCTCATCGCCACGGCCGGAATCGTCGCCGTCGCGCTCTCCGGCTGCGCCGCCCAGGCCCCCGCGCCCGGGGCGGAGCCCGGCAACTCGTCGTCGACGATCGACGTCACGGGCGACTTCGGCAAGACCCCGAAGGTCGAGTTCCCGACGCCGCTCACGCCGGAGGAGACCGAGTGCACCGAGGTCATCGAAGGGGAGGGGCCCCTGATCCAGAACGGTCAGCCCGTTGCGATTGATTTCGCGATGTACAACGGCGCGACCGGAGACCTTCTGCAGTCGAACGGGTTCGGCGACCAGGCGCCGGTTCCAGTCGTCGCCTCGGACAGCGTCGTCTTCCCCGGCTTGGCGAAGGGGCTCACGTGCGCTCGAGAAGGTTCGCGCGTCGCCATCGTCATGCCTCAGAAGGACGGGTTCGGCGAGAGCCCGCAGGCTTTGCAGCTCGGTGTCAACCCGGGCGACAGTCTCGTCTTCGTCGTCGACGTGCACCAGGCTTTCCCTGCTCGTGCGGACGGTGCACCCCAATTGACCCGCGATGGCTTCCCCGCGGTGGTACTCGCGCCAGACGGCCGTCCCGGCGTCACGGTCCCGAAGGCGGCTCCGCCGAAGCAATCCGAGGTGGAGCTCTTGAAGAGTGGCTCGGGCGAGGTCGTCGAGGACGGCGACCAGGTCATCGTGCAGTTCACCTCGGTCGACTGGAAGACGAACGAGGTTTCCGCCTCGACGTGGGAAGACGGTTCAGCAACGGGCGTCGTCGCCGGCGACGGCGGCCAGGGCGGACCGCTCCCGCCCGCGGTCACGAAGGCGCTCGTCGGCAAGAAGGCCGGCTCCCAGATCGGCGTCATCGTCGTCCCCGAGGGCGACGACGCGAGCGGTTCCGCGCAGTTCTACGTCGTCGACGTGCTCGGCGCGCTCTGA